gaaaggaaatttttatttcgccGTGGAGCGCCGCGCTTGCATCCCccgaattaaattaaatttttccagagaCATCGAGTCGATCCAAAGTGAGAAAGTGCAGATTCGAGATAAAAAGATGAAGTCAAAATTGGCTGCTCCGGGTGCTCCGCCGAAGCCTGCACAATCTcccggtggtggtggtggtgagaaaattaatgttttgaGATCACCGGCTGCTGCTTGAGAACTTGAGAATTCGTcgtcgaaattttcaataaagtggtttttttttaaattttgaaccatcGACACAGATGAAActggtgctacagtaacccgcgtggcgggacccaaaaagtCGAAATTGCCTGGAATTTAGGCAATATGGGGATTGATTTTGAAAGCTGAGAATGTGAGGAATATGAATTTTGCAACGAAAAAATTCTGTGAAAcgcttcaaatttttgaagaaaaaaaaaccgcccaattttcggcgaattctTCTTGCTACTCACATTTTGAAGAACCTGCTCCGGTGTTGGAGTAGTTGATGATGGAGAAATCGTCGTTGAACCATCTGGAGAGGCTGTCGTTGTCGATGTTGTTGTCggtgtggtggtggtggtggattgctggaaaaaatttgaattgcgtttttttttgttgtatttattaaaacaaatattcaagTTTAAATCAGggccggaaaatttaaattccggcaatttgttagtttgccggaaattttgattttcggtaatttgccggtttactggtttgccggaaattttcaattccggcaacttgccagtttgccggtttgccggaaattttcattttcaaaaatttgccagtttgctgatttgccgaacatcagtttgccggaagttttcagagGGATTTTTAATAAGacggaaaaatttagaactgtgaaaattttggcaaatcggaaaattgccaaattgccgatttgccggaaatttttattttcggcaatttgccggtttgccgattttccggaaattttgattttcggaaaattgccagtttgccgatttgccggaaatttttattttcgacaatttgccgatttgccgaaaattttcattttccacaatttgccagtttgccgatttgccggaaattttcaattccggcaatttgccgatttgccgatttgcaggaaatatttattttcgacaatttgccagtttgcacgatttgccggaaatttttattttcggcaatttgccggtttgccgattttccggaaattttgattttcggaaaattgccagtttgccgacttgtcggaaatttttattttcgacaattggccgatttaccgatttgccggaaattttggttttcaaaaatttgccggtttgtcgatttgccggaaattttaaattccggcaaagtgccgatttgccggaaaatttcaattccggcaattcgccagtttgccgatttgccgaaaattttcattttttaaaaattgccggtttgtcgatttgctagaaattttcattttcgacaatttgccggtttgccggaaattttcattctccacaatttgccagttttccgatttgccggaaagtttcaattccggcaatttgccggtttgccaatttgccggaaattttcattttcaaaaatttgccggttcgccgatttgccggaaattttcattttcaaaaatttgccagtttgccgatttgccggaagtttttagagggatttttgaTAAGACGGAACAATttactgtgaaaattttggcaaatcggaaaattgccagtttgccgatttgccggaaatttttattttcggcaatttgccggtttgccgattttccggaaattttgattttcggaaaattgccagtttgccgatttgccggaaatttttattttcgacaatttgccgatttgccgaaaattttcaattccggcaaatatcttgtttgccggtttttcggaaattttaaattccggcaatttgccgagtttttttgcgcaaaattcaattttttccggtgaaaatcgatttttcaaaaaaaattcaagtttttcgacaaaatttggaatttttcattataaatttcgagttttcgaGATAATTTTATACagaaaattaggatttttactaaattttcgacaaaaattgaaattttctcgaaattcagagtttttggtacttttttgacggcaaaattgaatttttcagattttttcggtgaaaataaaaatttttcatgaaaaaatacaagtttttaacacaaaaaaaatcgattttttacaaaatgttaaaaaattccaaaaattgaaaattctcggatttttttttaatttcgttaaaaatgggatttttagagaataaaaaatcgattttttaaatggaagtTCCGAGTTTTAGGaatattttccagcaaatttttttccggcaaaccggcaaattgccggaattgaaatttccggcaaatcggcaaattgccggaattaaaattttcggcaaaccggcaaattgccggaattgaaattttccgcaaatcgacaaattgccagaattaaaatttccggcaaatcggcaaattgccggaactgaaatttctggcaaatcggcaaattaccggaattgaaatttccggcaaatcggcaaattgccagaattaaaatttccggcaaatcggcaaattgccggaactgaaatttctggcaaatcggcaaattaccggaattgaaatttctggcaaatcggcaaattaccggaattgaaatttccggaaaatcggcaaattgccggaattaaaattttcggcaaaccggcaaattgccggaattaaaattttcgtcaaatcggcaaattgccggaattgaaatttcccgcaaatcgacaaattgccggaattgaaatttcccgcaaatcgacaaattgccggaattaaaatttccggcaaatcggcaaattgccggaattaaaaatttccggcaaaccggcaaaattccggaattgaaatttctggcaaatcggcaaattgccggaattaaaatttccggtaaatcggtaaaatgccggaattaaaatttccggcaaaccggcaaaattccggaattgaaatttctggcaaatcggcaaattgccggaattaaaatttccgacaaatcggcaaattgccggaactgaaatttctgacaaatcggcaaattgccagaattaaaatttccggcaaatcggcaaactgccggaattgaaatttccggcaaaccggcaaatttccggcaaaaaactcaaaattttgattcccACCTGCGCGGTCAACTGGCTCAACGGAATTGAGCACTGGAATTCTCCATTGCGAACTTGTCCGTGATTATCCCAATTATAGTTACGTCCATTGTAATTAAATGGCTCGGTTGCCGACTTGATAATAGCTTTTCCGGCTTCATAGGCTAGAATTCCTCCGGCTGCTCCGAGAGCTCCACCGATCAGAGCTTTCTTGAATGTTCCACTGCTCGATTGAGAGCCGAGACCGGTGCCTGGAcggaatctggaaaaatttgacggtTTTTGGTTGATGTCAGGCTccttgaaaatgtatttttatttatttttaattttttcagttcgatgcaaaattcataaaaaaatatcaattttggaCACAAAACTCGTAAAAACCACTACTTTGagctaaaaaaagaaaaaaaaatccaattttttatcagaaaaactgaatttcgtAATGTCAGGCGTCTggcaaaattctaaaaaattttaatttggttcaaaattcgaaaaaaaaccctatTTTGACCTAAAATCGCACATTTTCGGTCTATTTCTGCAcaaaatgcgtattgcacaacatatttgacgcgcaaaatatctcgtagcgaaaaaaaaaactacagtaattctgtaaatgactactgtaatgtcgatttacgggatcgattttcgaaatgaattaatataattttctatCGATAAATACTGTTGAAATTAGATTATCgattcatgaaaatttgcaaaaaaaaatttgtcgcaCAGAAAATTGGGCGGGGCGTAACTTTCGCAACACTGCCGCACGGTGCTAGTCTCCGCCCCTTTTTAATGCTTTtcctgttgattttttcaataaattttccattttacttgtatttttcttttcttttttgttcaaatgaaaatgttatccatttcgaaaaaaagagaaaaatacaagtaaaatggaaaatttattgaaaaaatcaacaggaAAAGCATTAAAAAGGGGAGGAGACTAGCACCGTGCGGCAGTGTTGCGAAAGTTACGCCCCACCCCGTTTTCTGTGcgacaataattttttttgcaaaatttaaggatcgataaattaatttcaacactatttatcgataaaaaacttttttattttatttcaaaaatcgagatcccgtaaatcgacattagtgctacagtagtcatttaaaggattactgtagtgtcttcgctacgagatattttgcgcgtcaaacatgttgtgcaatacgcattctcagaattttgtgcaCCCATAGACCGAAAATGTGCCTAAATCAACgctaatttcgaaattttagctcaaaataggggctttttgagttttgaacaaaaatataaatttttaaaaaattttccagacgtCTGACATTacgaaattcagtttttttttggtacaaaattgaattttttttgaaattttcgaattttgagttattttttattttcaagacgtcttaaaaaatgtgtcaaagtgtcccattccggtttgatcttcgaaaaatgcgggagaagagacgcagacttttcaacattttcctgGGGgggaaaattcccgcattttctgtagatcgaaccgcaatgagacaacCTGACAACCACGTTGGAAGAAGGGgtgtcgaatttttttccactaaaatttAGAATCAAAATAGTttggtttttagattttcagaaaaatctcttaaaatttctgaaaaatttgaaggtaGAGTACCGAAATTAGAGACTTTgtgcttttttagaccaagattggtccaaaactaccgaatttgtTAATGAGaaggtctgaaaatttcccaaaaaaaagttatggcggttcaaagttcggcAAAATAAAGCCCATTCTCAgctaaactcaaattttttccaacttctcggtgtcgcaacgtctggaacctaatttttatttatttatcactttttaataaatattgtggtctttgattaggcgtttattcgttgTTTTAAGCACATTTATGGTCTTTGGGGcacaaaatgtaacttttatttgtgccccaaaaaccataaatgtacttaaatcagCGAATAAACGCCCAATCAAAAACCACAATAttcattaaaaagtgataattaaataaaaattaggtttcagacgttgcgacaccgagaagatgtaaataattttgattttagctgaaaatgggccttattttgccgaactttgaaccgccataactttttttttgagaaattttcagaccttCTCATTAacaaattcggtagttttggaccaattttaGTCTAAAAAGGCAacgtctcaaatttcggtactccactaaaatccacctttaaaatttcggttaaaagttgaaaatttaattatttttcgacttttttccaatttctttcgtgattttcttgaattttagagactGTTTCAGGTATTTTAAGCCAAACTTTGAAGCCCGTACCCTCCATTATTTGGATGGAATCCTCCCTGATTCGGGTGGAAGCCACCTTGATTCGGGTTCGGATGGAATCCTCCCTGTGGATTATTGTTGAAATTGTTGTTCGGTCGTGGCTGATTGAATCCACCGGATCCTTGATTCGGATGGAATCCTCCTTGATTATTGTTGAATCCTCCTCCTCCGGTTCCTTGTTGAACTCCAGTTCTTGATCCACTCTGTCCGCGACTCGAGaatccaccaccacctccaccgccACCTGACAGGCTGCCACCGCCACTCGAAGATCTTCGGGCCTCGATCGGGCCGGCGGTCAAGACTAGAAGACTGATGAGGCCTATATATAGATGCCGGAACATctgaaaaaccaataaaaagtgtcgtttttcaaattggtaCGGGAAATCATCTTAGAGAGAAAAACGTTTATTCATCATAAAAATTATAGTATTTTTCGTCATTTATCGCGAAAGATTGAACAAATCGCGAAAGAATAAAAATCTAACTTAACGAGATCTGcatgaccaatcagcgattcgctccggcCCCTTTTCAGCCAATCAGAaggagtgggcggagttcgaagacgctgattggtcgtgCAGTTCactttttggagggaattcaagCAGGGGAAATTAgccaaaaatgattttttgtttcaatctTGTGAGTAAAGAataagta
The nucleotide sequence above comes from Caenorhabditis elegans chromosome III. Encoded proteins:
- the pqn-83 gene encoding CX domain-containing protein (Confirmed by transcript evidence), producing MFRHLYIGLISLLVLTAGPIEARRSSSGGGSLSGGGGGGGGFSSRGQSGSRTGVQQGTGGGGFNNNQGGFHPNQGSGGFNQPRPNNNFNNNPQGGFHPNPNQGGFHPNQGGFHPNNGGFRPGTGLGSQSSSGTFKKALIGGALGAAGGILAYEAGKAIIKSATEPFNYNGRNYNWDNHGQVRNGEFQCSIPLSQLTAQQSTTTTTPTTTSTTTASPDGSTTISPSSTTPTPEQVLQNIQYPDGSRPKNIVWACKAGREVCCGTDCCPAPVQNQNSAGGAGGSHGSGGSAGTIALMYLFALCFLF
- the pqn-83 gene encoding CX domain-containing protein (Confirmed by transcript evidence), which gives rise to MFRHLYIGLISLLVLTAGPIEARRSSSGGGSLSGGGGGGGGFSSRGQSGSRTGVQQGTGGGGFNNNQGGFHPNQGSGGFNQPRPNNNFNNNPQGGFHPNPNQGGFHPNQGGFHPNNGGFRPGTGLGSQSSSGTFKKALIGGALGAAGGILAYEAGKAIIKSATEPFNYNGRNYNWDNHGQVRNGEFQCSIPLSQLTAQQSTTTTTPTTTSTTTASPDGSTTISPSSTTPTPEQVLQNIQYPDGSRPKNIVWACKAGREVCCGTDCCPAPVQNQNSAGGAGGSHGSGGSAGTIALMDNYGNAGLVQDY
- the pqn-83 gene encoding CX domain-containing protein (Confirmed by transcript evidence) yields the protein MFRHLYIGLISLLVLTAGPIEARRSSSGGGSLSGGGGGGGGFSSRGQSGSRTGVQQGTGGGGFNNNQGGFHPNQGSGGFNQPRPNNNFNNNPQGGFHPNPNQGGFHPNQGGFHPNNGGFRPGTGLGSQSSSGTFKKALIGGALGAAGGILAYEAGKAIIKSATEPFNYNGRNYNWDNHGQVRNGEFQCSIPLSQLTAQQSTTTTTPTTTSTTTASPDGSTTISPSSTTPTPEQVLQNIQYPDGSRPKNIVWACKAGREVCCGTDCCPAPVQNQNSAGGAGGSHGSGGSAGTIALIVIIILLLLCCGCCLGAYFCCRSIFDCGDDKRDDQQYHDDYSQQQQYQMQNYPPQQQQQQQYGQYYQQPQQGGYSQQQQQGGYPQGGNYYPPNNYQQQPTY